GCGCCGAGCCGCAGCACCTTGTCGGCCGGGCGATTGCGCAGGGTGAAAATCATCAATGCCCCGCTCAACGTCAGCACCGCCACCAAGCCGCCACCGATCAGGTTGGAGGTCGAACCGGTGGCGGCCCGCACCAGCGAAGGCGCCAGCGACAGATAGAAGCCGCCCATCGCCCACACCGCCACATCCACCGGCAACGACAACCACAACGCCCGGCGCGCCTGCGGGGGTACATGCAAGGTCGGGCGCAGCGACGCCAGTCCACCGGGGATACGGCCCACGGTTTCCGGCAGGCGCCATACATACGCGGCCTGCAACAGCATCAGCAGCAGTAGCGTCCAGTAGATCAATTGGGTCGGCAATGGCGCGAACTCCACCAACAGGCTGCTGCCCATTGCACCGCACGCCATGCCCAGCAAAGGCGCCACGCTGTTGACCAGCGGGCCCTGCTGGCGATCGGTATCGAGCAATGCCGCGCCCAGCACGGCGGTGGCCATGCCGGTGGCAAACCCTTGCAAAGTGCGGGCGGCAATCAGCCAGATCACACTGCTCTCATTGATAAACAGCAACATCGCCAACATATTCAGGACCAGTGCCGAAAAGATCACCGGCTTGCGCCCCAGGTGGTCCGACAGCGAACCAACCGTCAGCAGCGCCGCCAACAGGCTCATGGCGTAGACACCGAAGATCAGCGTGAGCATGCCCGCGGAAAAATGCAGGCCCTCCTGATACAAGTGATACAAGGGTGTCGGCGCGCTGGAGGCGGCGAGAAAGGTCAGCAAGGTGATCGCGAGGAACACCAGGCTGGAACGATGAGACACTGGGCTGGACATGAGCACACTCCGCTAAAGCTAATATTTTGCTTTTGCGGAGTGTGCTACCCGCAAGCGCTTAAAGCAAATTCTTTGTGTTAAGGTTTTACGCATGGCGATAAAAGAAGGCCTGCGCCCGGGGGCCGAAGTGCCCGGGTTCAAGAATCAGTGCATAACGCCGCGCGCGAACTGCTGGAAGCCTATGAGCGTTCCAGTGTCACCGTGCCGATGATTGCTGCGCGGGCCGGGGTTACACCCTCGACCATTTACCGCCGCTGGGGCGACCTCTCCGCCCTGCTCGCCGACGTGGCGCTGGAACGCCTGCGCCCGGACAGCGAGCCCGCCAACACCGGCACCCTGCGCGGTGACTTGCGGGCCTGGGGCGAGCAATACCTGGATGAAATGAGTTCGGAGCCGGGGCGCAACATGATGCGCGATTTGCAGTGCATGGTGACCCCGGGCTACTGCGTGAGCATCTTGAGCGGACAGCTTCAGGCGATTGTGGACCGCTACCCGCACGGCTCACCGCCAAGCGTGGACCACCTGATCAACCTGCTGGCGGCGCCGACGG
The genomic region above belongs to Pseudomonas poae and contains:
- a CDS encoding MFS transporter; translation: MSSPVSHRSSLVFLAITLLTFLAASSAPTPLYHLYQEGLHFSAGMLTLIFGVYAMSLLAALLTVGSLSDHLGRKPVIFSALVLNMLAMLLFINESSVIWLIAARTLQGFATGMATAVLGAALLDTDRQQGPLVNSVAPLLGMACGAMGSSLLVEFAPLPTQLIYWTLLLLMLLQAAYVWRLPETVGRIPGGLASLRPTLHVPPQARRALWLSLPVDVAVWAMGGFYLSLAPSLVRAATGSTSNLIGGGLVAVLTLSGALMIFTLRNRPADKVLRLGAGLLAIGVTLILAAVHSASLPLFFIATLIAGSGFGAGFLGALRSVVPLALPHERAGLMSAFYVLSYLAFCLPSLLAGNLIRSFGLIATTDGYGVVLILLAVGALAALIWQERRLTYIGKTDNS